The stretch of DNA GTAGGCTTACCAGTAGAAATTGGTGTGAAAGCAGCACACAATGCATTGCTTGAAAGCGGGCTTCGTCATAAAGTTGAACTTTGGGCTGATGGCGGTATGAAGAGTGCTATGGATGTAATGAAAATCATGCTTCTTGGTGCGAACCGAGTTGGCTTTGGAACATTAGCTATGCTTTCTATTGGCTGTACGACTTGCCGTGGCTGTCATTTAGATACATGTCACGTCGGAATTGCCACTCAAATCGAGTCTGAAGCACAAGCAAAAGAACACGGTCTAAGACGTTTCGTTCCAAGACAATTAGATTTAGCTGTTCAAGGAATTATGAATCTCTTTACAGCCTTTGGTACAGAGTTAAAAGAGATTGCGGCATCATTGGGTATTAAGAATCTACAAGATGCTGTAGGTCGTTCAGAATTATTAGAGCAAGTAAAGGGCGAAGGTCAGCTTAGCCTTTCCTATTTACTAAAACCACTTGAAATCAGTCAATTTGCAAAAACTGCTGCTTCAAAGTCAATTGAAGAGGTACAAATGCAAGTAGCGGTTGGTGCAGAGTATCTTGATGGAAGCGTAGACCAACTACATTCTTCAAGAGAATTTGAAAGTGTAACATCTGAACAGCGCGTCCTAGGAAGCCGTGTGTCCTGTCACCGTGTTCGCGGCAGACTCGATGGTTCCTACAAACAGCTTCCACCAGTCCAGCTGAAATATAAGGATGGGTCCATTCCAGGAAACGGTTTAGGTGCCTATAATAGTGAAGGAATCGAAATTACCGTTAATGGCGGAGGTCAGGACGGTGTCGGTAAAACATCTTTTGGTGGAAATATTCACGTCCTTAAATCAAAAGGGAAAAATGGCCAATATTATAATGGATCCGTCGGAAAAGGATTTGGATACGGTGCTCAAAAAGGATTACTTGTTGCACAAGGAAATGCTGATGCCCGTGCAGGAATTCGCCTCTCCGGTGCAGACTTAATCATTGGTGGTGCTGTGAAGAAACCACTTCCTGCAAAAGAAGCTGGAAATATTGGCTCAAATGCAAATATCAAAGGGTTTGCCTTTGAATACATGACCAATGGCCGTGGTTTAGTTTTAGGTGATCCTGGTCCATGGATTTGTGCCGGAATGACCGGAGGTGTCGTCTATATCCGACACCAGCCTGAATTAGGTTTAACGAAAGAAGCCATTAAAAGACGTATCGCTAAAGGTGCAAAAGTATCCGTTGCTGACTTAAATGAAAAAGGAAAACAAGATATTAATGAGCTTTTAGGAAAATATACAGACTTGCTTGAACAAAATGGTCAGGCAGACGAAGCAAATCAACTTCGCAGTCTTCTAACAAACCCGGAAAATCACTTTGTGCAGATTCTACCTGTTAAAGAACAAGCAGATCCATCTGTATCAACAGAATGATCCAAAGGTCATAAAAAAACGTCCGCTCCAGCAAGCGGACGTTTTTTTGTTACATTTTTTTGTCACAATTAGAATACATTTTTCATATAATATCTCTTGATTATATTCATTAATGCATGTATAGTACTAAAATGTGTCTGAACAGACTAGTATAAAACTTATTCTTGAAAGGAATTTATTTAGATGAAGTTAGGTGCCCGCATCTTAAAAACGGGAATTGCTATTGTTCTATCCCTATACCTAAGTCAGTTGTTGCATTCGCCCTCCCCAGTATTCGCTGGAATTGCTGCGATTTTTGCGATTCAACCGACTATTTACCGCTCTTATTTAACCATTATTGAACAAATCCAAGGAAATATTATTGGTGCATTACTTGCAGTTATTTTTGTGCTTCTTCTCGGAAATCATTTCATTGTTATTGGATTGGCTGCAATTATTGTTATTCTTCTGAATCTCAAGCTTAGACTTGAAAACACAATTGGACTTTCACTTGTCACGTTAATTTCTATTATGGAAACTCATAGTGGGAGTTTTATACATTTTGCTGGAGTTCGTTTCTCCACCATTATGATTGGTGTATTTTCGGCATTTATAGTTAATCTTGTATTTATGCCCCCAAAATACGAAAACAAGCTTTATTTTAAAATTACTACCACGACTGAAGAAATAATTAGGTGGATCCGCTTAAGCACCCGCCACGACTTCGATCATAATCTTCTTAAGACAGATATCGAGAAACTGAAAGAGAATTTGATACAAATGGGACAGTTTTATTCCATGTACAAAGAAGAAAGAAGTTATTTTAAAAAGAATACTTTAGAAAAATCTCGGAAGCTTGTTATATATCGGCAAATGATCTTAACAGCAAAAAAATCACTTGATACATTGAAGCGGCTGCATCGATTTGAAAATGAACTTTTACACCTCCCTGAAAAGTTTCAACAAGCAATTCAGGAACAGTTAGATTGTCTTATTTATCACCATGAACAACTTATGCTACGATTCATCGGCAAAATACCTACCCCACCTTCCATTGCAGAAGGTAGTATTTGTTTAGACAAAAATGGAAATATTTGATTTGTTTTTAGTTCATCAGCAAGAAGTAGCAGAAAAAGATTCTCCACATCTTTATCATACCATGCAAATTATCGCCTCTATTATTGATTATAGTGAACAGGTTGAACATCTTGACACATTAATAACTAGCTTTCATTCCTACCATGACAATGAATTGTCCATCGAAGAAGAAAGCCAGAGTTAAACAAAAAAAGAAACCGAAGCGGATTATACCTCTGCCTCGGTTTCTTTTTTTTCAAGTTGTTGGACTTTAAATAATTTAAAATAGTTGCCTTGCTTAGCCATTAATTCTTCATGTGTCCCTACTTCGACAATTTGACCGTGTTCGATTAAAACAATTCGATTAGCATGTGTAATGGTTGATAACCTGTGAGCAACAATAAAAGTGGTCCGATCCTTAGCTAACTCCTCTAATGATTCTTGAATGGAATGCTCACTTTCTAAATCCAATGCCGAGGTAGCCTCATCTAAAATTAATATTGGAGGGTTTTTTTAGAAATACTCGAGCAATGGCTACCCGTTGTTTTTGACCCCCAGATAATTTGACCCCTCGTTCCCCCACCTTTGTGTTATAGCCATCAGAAAGGTTTAAGATAAACTCATGGGCATTGGCCGCCTTTGCTGCCCGATATACCTCTTCATCTGAGGCACCAGGCTTTCCTAAAAGGATATTGTCTCTCACTGATTCACTGAATAGAATATTATCCTGAAACACGACACCAATCTTGTCCCGTAATGTTTGCACTTTAAAGTCACGGATATCTATTCCATCTAGTGTAATCTGCCCTTTAGTGACATCGTAAAATCGTGGAATTAAACTAACTAGTGTAGATTTTCCACCGCCGCTCATTCCCACAAACGCAATTGTTTCGCCCTTTTTGACATGTAAAGTTATATCTTTTAAGACCATTTCATCCGTTTGGTCGTAAGAGAAGTAAACATGTTCAAATGAAATATCCCCTTGTACGTCGGTGCATTCTCGGGCATTTGGATCATCAGTAATGTCATATTTTTCATCTAAAAATTCAAATACTCGATCCATTGAGGCAAATGATTGAGTGATTGTAGTGGAAGAGTTAACTAACCTTCTTAATGGGCTATAAAGCTTGTCTATATAGGCAAAAAACGCAACCATTGTTCCAAGTGATAGCTCGCCCTGAATGACTAAATAAGCCGAATAGCCAATAACAATTAATGGAGCAATATCGGTAATGGTATTAACAGCTGAGAAGGACTTCGCATTCCAGCTTGTATGCTGAAGGGCTTTTTCTAGGAAGTTTTTATTTTGTTTATCGAATTGTTTTTGTTCAAACTCTTCAATGGCAAAACTCTTAATTACCGGCATACCTTGAACCCGCTCATGAAGATAGCTTTGAACCTCGGCCAAAGCTTGTGAACGCGTTCTTGTGAGTGTGCGTAGATTTCCAAAAAAATACCTGACTGAAAAGGCATAGAGAGGAAACAGCAATACCGACACAATGGTTAATGTTACGTTCATATAAAACATAAGAATAATAGCAATTGCAATAGTGGCAATATCTAGCCATAAATTCATTAATCCGGAGATCACAAATGTTTTCGTCTGCTCCACATCATTAATTACTCTTGATATGATTTCACCAGCCCTAGTGTTGGAAAAATATCGGAAGCTTAATTTTTGAATATGCGTATACATGGTGTCACGAATATCATAAAGGATTTTACTTGATGTCCATTGGGCGAAATATTGTCGGTAATACTCGATGGGTGGGCGAACGATGACAAAAACAACAATCATAACACCCATGATAAGCATTAGTTTATGTATCTTTTCATCCTGTGTAAGCCCATGATTCCCAACAATATCATCGACCACATATTTAATGAGCATCGGAATAATCAGTGGTATGGAGAATTTAATTACACCTATCAAAATCGTACCAATAATTTGTAAGCGATACGGTTTAACAAATTGTAGGTATCGGCGAATACTGCTCAAGCGGGTGTCCCTCTTTCATACATAAATTAAATCACAAACAAAAGAGGCTAACTCCTTTGCTTTTGAGTCAGCCTTAAGGTCACGATTAGCGTCTATATGTTAAGTAACGTTCATACCAAATATCAATAAAATCTGGTGCAAAGGGGCCTTGACGCTGTCTTATCCATTGAATTAATTTTTCAACATTTCTTTTAAGAATTTGATCAATAACATCCGGATAGTTCATTTCGCGGCGATGCCGCTCATATTCATCCTCGTCTAATAAGTTAAAAGTCATATCAGGATACACCTTGATATCAAGGTCATAATCAATATACTTTAGTGCTTCACCATCAAAGATAAATGGTGAACTGATATTACAGTAATAATAAATGCCGTCCTCACGAATCATTCCTATTACATTAAACCAGTATTGAGAGTGGAAATAGCAAATAGCTGGTTCTCTGGTTATCCACGTTCTTCCATCTGATTCTGTTACAAGTGTCCGATCATTCCCACCAATCACCAAATTCTGAGATCCTTTCAATACGGTTGTTTCTTCCCAGACGCGATGGATGTGCCCATTGTGCTTATAGCTATGTATTTGCATTGGTTCACCTTCGATGGGTACGCCCATATTCTCCCCTACCTTCATTCCTGAACGCTTTGTAACCTATTCCAACCATAAATAAAATAAATAACGACAAAAGGTAACAAAGTCCAATTCCTATTTATTATTATTATAACGGTTGAGCCCGGAATTTAAAACAAAAGAGCCATATTTCGATGGCTCTTTGTAAAAATTTGCGTATTTTTTTCAATTTTTCTATTGTTTTTCTAAAATGTTGGTGTTAAATTCGTTTCTCGATACGAATTTATTACCTCTTCTGTTTGCTTTTCAAAAATTAACTGAATCTCTTTTAATTCTTTTTTCATCAGTTGAATGTCTGTTTGAATGCTCTCAAGGTCTGTAGCATGTTGCAATGTCTGAAGTTCATCTTCGATCTGTTGACATCGCTCAAGCTCGGCTTGAAGAAAGAGCAATTTTTCCATAGTCACCATTTGCTCGGAAACTAATCGGTTGAAATGATTCATTTCCCTCACCGCCTTATACTTTAACTATCTTCCTACCTACTATGTATTCTTTAGTAACCCCTTTTTTCCCTTTGACTACTTCTGTAGACTAAAAGGAGGTTTTGTCGAAAAGCGAAAAGCGGAAGCGCCTTGACCAGCCCCGACAGGCAAATGTTCTTTGGCAAGAAAAGTCCGCCCTTTGACTTTTATTGCCAAAGGTTATTTGACCCGAGGGGCTAGGCGCTGTAGCTAGACAAGAAAACTCAAATTTATCCACAAAGAAGGCACTCTTTCGCTTGGAAGAGTGCCTTCTGCTTTGACGCTAATTAGCTTTGTCCGAATTGACCAGAGCCTTGGTTTTTCTTAGCTTGAGATTGTTGGTTTTGTTGTCTTACTTCAGCAGCATTTGTTTCGCTAGCGAATTCAGTTCCGAATTGACCAGCTGCACCAGATGCACCTCTAGCAGATTGAGCATTTTGCTTTCTTACTTCAGCAGCGTTAGTTTCGCTAGCAAATTCAGTTCCGAATTGACCAGCTGCACCTGCAGAACCTTGAGCAGATTGAGCGTTTTGTTGTCTTACTTCCTGGATGTTAGTTCCAGCTGAAGTTTTGTTTGGCTGTTGATTGAAGTTTGCCATTGTAATCACCTCCACGAGATTAATGTATCCCGGTACGGTGGAGATTATCCAAAAAATTATTTAAAAATAATTTAAACCAGTAAAGA from Bacillus sp. SLBN-46 encodes:
- a CDS encoding DUF402 domain-containing protein; translated protein: MGVPIEGEPMQIHSYKHNGHIHRVWEETTVLKGSQNLVIGGNDRTLVTESDGRTWITREPAICYFHSQYWFNVIGMIREDGIYYYCNISSPFIFDGEALKYIDYDLDIKVYPDMTFNLLDEDEYERHRREMNYPDVIDQILKRNVEKLIQWIRQRQGPFAPDFIDIWYERYLTYRR
- a CDS encoding gamma-type small acid-soluble spore protein, whose product is MANFNQQPNKTSAGTNIQEVRQQNAQSAQGSAGAAGQFGTEFASETNAAEVRKQNAQSARGASGAAGQFGTEFASETNAAEVRQQNQQSQAKKNQGSGQFGQS
- a CDS encoding YgaB family protein; protein product: MNHFNRLVSEQMVTMEKLLFLQAELERCQQIEDELQTLQHATDLESIQTDIQLMKKELKEIQLIFEKQTEEVINSYRETNLTPTF